A stretch of Apostichopus japonicus isolate 1M-3 chromosome 9, ASM3797524v1, whole genome shotgun sequence DNA encodes these proteins:
- the LOC139973412 gene encoding uncharacterized protein, producing MCHMAIPFTSLVYVVLHLSFQESETYINSDCSLRITCNSNVLTSERYSCSEDATCEKRNNIHRCYCNEWFEGNGVTCTRSGPRDCSDLFAADRRNNRKYTIYPAGSSGFEVYCEMSNGGWTILQRRTSSSVNFYRKWNEYKNGFGIPTGDHWIGNDKIYKLTNQNSYQLLVENTNKEGSTYHSRYGSFRISNERDKYRLSLGGYNGNAGNNAMGANSGHRFSTHNEDNDGSSTFDCAEKHRGGWWYPDDGSTGSTNHCYTFSKREATSRYEYSGCKCHNDCGSYHYCPSSHPHFKCYDCDGCGYIFCYTYNNYKKRCCANINPIYETTFYSCGNSNLNGDYSFSDNRGIFWKNLHGSDCGIKTTTMKIQPSQ from the exons ATGTGTCATATGGCAATTCCGTTTACTTCTTTGGTATATGTCGTTTTACATTTATCTTTCCAGGAGAGTGAAACATACATTAATTCTGACTGTTCCTTACGGATAACTTGCAACAGTAACGTACTTACAAGTGAGAGGTACAGCTGTAGTGAGGACGCAACCTGCGAGAAGCGAAATAATATCCATCGATGTTACTGTAACGAATGGTTTGAAGGCAATGGTGTTACATGTACCCGTAGTGGACCGAGAGATTGTTCTGATCTTTTCGCAGCCGATAGAAgaaataacagaaaatataCCATTTATCCCGCTGGAAGCTCTGGGTTTGAAGTCTATTGTGAAATGTCTAATGGGGGATGGACA ATTTTGCAACGACGTACAAGTAGCTCCGTCAACTTTTATCGAAAGtggaatgagtacaagaacGGTTTTGGAATTCCCACAGGAGACCACTGGattggcaacgataaaatatacaaattgacaAACCAAAATTCATACCAACTTCTAGTAGAAAATACAAACAAGGAAGGATCAACATACCACAGCCGTTATGGATCTTTTAGAATCAGTAATGAGAGAGACAAATACCGACTGTCATTGGGTGGCTACAATGGAAATGCTG GTAACAATGCTATGGGGGCAAATTCAGGGCATCGATTCAGTACACACAATGAAGACAATGATGGATCGAGTACCTTCGACTGCGCAGAAAAACACcgaggtggctggtggtatcCAGATGATGGTAGTACGGGCTCTACCAACCACTGCTACACATTCAGCAAACGCGAAGCTACAAGTCGATACGAGTACTCTGGTTGTAAATGTCATAATGACTGTGGCAGTTATCATTATTGTCCTTCTAGTCATCCACATTTCAAATGTTATGATTGTGACGGctgtggttatattttttgttacaCATATAATAACTACAAAAAAAGATGTTGTGCAAACATAAACCCGATCTATGAAACAACCTTCTATTCATGCGGCAACTCCAATCTCAACGGTGACTACTCGTTCAGCGATAACCGCGGTATCTTCTGGAAGAATCTTCACGGTTCCGACTGCggtataaaaacaacaacaatgaaaatacagcCAAGTCAATGA